CGCGCCCGCGCGAGCCCGACGTCGACGGGGCAGTCGAAAAGGAGCGTGCGATCGGGCCGCATCCCGCGGACGGACCAGCGGTCGATCGCCTCGACGACTTCCGGCGGGAGCCCTCGCCCGCCTCCCTGATACGCGAACGTCGCGTCGTTGAAGCGGTCGCAGAGGACGAGAGCGCCGCGGGCGAGGGCGGGCTCGAGCACCTCGGCGACGTGCTGCCGCCGGTCGGCTTCCATCAGGAGGAGTTCCGAGAACGGGTCGAGTCCCCGGGATGCGGGGTCGAGAAGGACCTCGCGGAGCCTCCGGCCGACCGCCGTGCCTCCCGGTTCGCGTTCGAGGAGCACTTCGCGGCCTTTCGTGCGACAGAGCTCCGCCGCTCGGCGCGCCTGCGTCGATTTCCCCGAGCCTTCGATTCCTTCGAACGTGACGAGGGGCATCGTGGCGCATTATGCGCGACCGGGAGGAGACCCCGAAAGGCGGCCGCGACCGGAGAACTCCCGTACCCGGGGGCCGTATGATTACCGGACGGCCATGAACCTCGCATCACGCCGGAAAGCATTGCTGGCCTTCGGTTTCGTGGGCCTGGCGATCGCCGTGAGTTCGCTCGCGGACATGTTCGTGCGCCGCCCGTCCGACGGCATCGTGCCGTACCCCTACGGCCAGGAGGGCGTCCTCGTCCGCGAGGTGGTGCACGAGTCGGGCGCGGAAAAGGCGGGAATTCGTCCGGGCGACCGGATCGAGGGGATCAACCACCGGATCGTCCGAAAGCCCTCCGACGCCTCGCGCGAGCTGCTGCGCTGCCGGATCGGCTCGACCGTCGACTACCTCGTCGCCCGCGGGGGAGAGATCTTCACGGTGCCGGTGCCGCTGGCCGGCCGCACGCTGGGCGACCCGACCTATCTCTACGAGGCGGTCATCGGCCTGCTCTTCTTCGCGATCGGCTTCTTCGTCT
The sequence above is a segment of the Thermoanaerobaculia bacterium genome. Coding sequences within it:
- the tmk gene encoding dTMP kinase, producing the protein MPLVTFEGIEGSGKSTQARRAAELCRTKGREVLLEREPGGTAVGRRLREVLLDPASRGLDPFSELLLMEADRRQHVAEVLEPALARGALVLCDRFNDATFAYQGGGRGLPPEVVEAIDRWSVRGMRPDRTLLFDCPVDVGLARARRRDGEATPRFEAEDRAFHERVRTAYLAIADREPERVKVIDTTRPPDAVFEDVRRHLEGF